One Streptomyces fagopyri DNA window includes the following coding sequences:
- a CDS encoding beta-ketoacyl-[acyl-carrier-protein] synthase family protein translates to MTGRQDVCVTGLGLVTPAGDGWAPGWERVCKGLPTAVLAGERETVPPHLACRVGGFDPVRLGGARARRPDRCAQLALLAAREALADAGLDPARWDGARVAVIVGSGTGGAQTLESEHRALLTAGPRDMSPYAVPAALGNSLAAQLTIEFGASGASCTVNTACASGATALGMARDLLALDRCDIALAGGADAAITPFYVAGFDRIGALSHRFGDPTGAPRAFDRGRDGFVIGEGAGMLVLERAADARARGARTRARIRGFGASSDAHHVVRPHPDGTGLGTAVREALAQAGASERDVTHVNAHGTGTPAGDRAEAAALAGLFPHRPPVTSTKPVTGHLLGAAGAVEAAFTVLAVEQGLVPPTANLEEPDPAIDLDIPTEVRPGGLGLALSLSMGFGGQNAVLAVTPD, encoded by the coding sequence ATGACCGGTCGACAGGACGTGTGCGTCACCGGCCTCGGACTCGTGACCCCGGCGGGAGACGGCTGGGCCCCCGGCTGGGAGCGGGTCTGCAAGGGGCTGCCGACCGCCGTACTGGCGGGGGAGCGGGAGACGGTCCCGCCGCACCTGGCCTGCCGGGTGGGCGGCTTCGACCCGGTCCGGCTGGGCGGGGCCCGCGCGCGCAGGCCCGACCGCTGCGCGCAACTGGCCCTGCTCGCCGCGCGGGAGGCACTGGCCGACGCCGGGCTGGACCCGGCACGGTGGGACGGCGCGCGCGTCGCCGTGATCGTGGGCTCCGGCACCGGCGGTGCCCAGACCCTGGAGTCCGAGCACCGCGCGCTGCTGACGGCCGGCCCGCGGGACATGTCGCCGTACGCGGTGCCCGCCGCGCTGGGCAACTCCCTGGCCGCGCAGCTGACCATCGAGTTCGGTGCCTCCGGCGCCAGTTGTACGGTCAACACCGCCTGCGCGTCGGGTGCGACCGCCCTCGGCATGGCACGGGACCTGCTGGCCCTGGACCGGTGCGACATCGCGCTGGCCGGAGGCGCCGACGCCGCCATCACACCGTTCTACGTCGCCGGGTTCGACCGGATCGGCGCGCTCTCCCACCGCTTCGGCGATCCCACCGGGGCGCCGCGCGCCTTCGACCGGGGGCGGGACGGCTTCGTCATCGGCGAGGGGGCCGGGATGCTGGTCCTGGAGCGCGCCGCCGACGCGCGCGCCCGCGGCGCGCGGACCCGCGCCCGGATCCGGGGCTTCGGAGCCTCCTCGGACGCGCACCACGTGGTGCGTCCCCACCCGGACGGCACCGGCCTCGGCACGGCCGTCCGCGAGGCACTCGCGCAGGCGGGCGCGAGCGAACGGGACGTGACCCACGTCAACGCCCACGGCACCGGGACCCCGGCCGGCGACCGGGCCGAGGCCGCGGCGCTGGCCGGGCTCTTCCCGCACCGGCCGCCGGTGACGTCCACCAAGCCGGTGACCGGGCACCTGCTCGGCGCGGCGGGCGCGGTGGAGGCGGCGTTCACCGTCCTCGCCGTCGAGCAGGGGCTCGTTCCGCCCACCGCCAACCTGGAGGAACCCGATCCGGCGATCGACCTCGACATCCCGACCGAGGTCCGCCCGGGAGGGCTAGGGCTGGCGCTCTCGCTGTCCATGGGCTTCGGCGGACAGAACGCCGTCCTGGCCGTCACTCCCGACTGA
- a CDS encoding HAD domain-containing protein, whose translation MTHAVERPVLFLDVDGPLIPFGPSAGRLQAPVAGPEEPPDEGNPLLGRLDRAVGPRLLALGCDLVWATTWMEEANEHVAARIGLPRLPVVEWPEAFADAGPRGLHWKTRPLVEWAGRRPFIWVDDEISAVDRLWVAAQHPAPSLLHRVDPAEGLTERDFSALARWLRTDLPGRSPGESPGAEERTD comes from the coding sequence GTGACCCACGCCGTGGAGCGCCCCGTCCTCTTCCTCGACGTCGACGGCCCGCTCATCCCGTTCGGACCGTCCGCCGGCCGGCTTCAGGCTCCCGTTGCCGGTCCGGAGGAGCCCCCCGACGAGGGGAACCCGCTGCTCGGACGACTCGACCGCGCCGTCGGCCCGCGTCTGTTGGCGCTCGGGTGCGACCTGGTCTGGGCCACGACATGGATGGAGGAGGCCAACGAGCACGTCGCCGCGCGGATCGGGCTGCCCAGACTGCCTGTCGTGGAGTGGCCCGAGGCCTTTGCCGACGCGGGCCCGCGCGGCCTGCACTGGAAGACGCGCCCCCTGGTGGAGTGGGCCGGCCGCCGTCCCTTCATCTGGGTCGACGACGAGATCAGCGCCGTGGATCGGCTCTGGGTCGCCGCGCAGCATCCGGCACCGTCACTGCTTCACCGCGTCGACCCGGCCGAGGGCCTCACCGAGCGCGATTTCTCCGCGCTCGCCCGCTGGCTGCGTACCGACCTGCCAGGACGGTCCCCCGGGGAGTCGCCCGGAGCCGAGGAGAGAACCGACTGA
- a CDS encoding copper resistance CopC/CopD family protein, translating to MSGRGQRERRRVARGLALLGTVLVLVLFGGVGGASAHAALTGADPEDGSVLKTAPRQVTLTFTESIGLLDDSFRVLDPGNRRVHTGEPGHADGRSDTARVTLPKGLGTGTFTVAWRVVSADSHPVSGAFTFSIGKPSATVAPVPVDPAGDRVSATLYDVARYFAYGGLALLIGAAAFVLVCGFPGPVRRLLLAGWWTLFLSTFALLLLRGPYERGTGPMDALDPSVLNETLVSRPGLTLLARLVLLAVVAFLPVRADRRERAVLALGALLTVSLAVTWAAAEHASAGIQVPVAMVSSVLHLLSMAVWLGGLTALLTALYRSAEPLPAATVNRFSRLALGSVAVLVVTGVYQSWRGLGSWDALTSTSYGRILVAKLVAVLCLLAGAAYSRRWAGRLMVAAQERVEAAVAVAERVPETVGAPAVVDGTVSGVVSGASTTGDTAAGGADSAGAADADDITGDGSDPAPAADPAPDSSPSAETARYRRALRGSVLAEVTVGIVVLVITTLLTGTQPGRAATEAAASSATTAAGEPAGAPTVIPFDVGTPGGHGKVQIELTPGRVGENSVQAVTFGPDGGIVSVPELRLTFTLESQRIGPIDAELADRGGYWGADGVTLPVAGTWTMKTTVRTSDIDQVTVSKTVRIG from the coding sequence GTGAGCGGACGAGGACAGCGGGAGCGACGGCGTGTGGCCCGGGGGCTGGCCCTGCTGGGCACGGTGCTGGTTCTGGTCCTCTTCGGCGGGGTGGGCGGCGCGTCCGCCCACGCGGCGCTGACCGGTGCCGACCCCGAGGACGGCAGCGTGCTGAAGACGGCTCCCCGCCAGGTGACGCTGACGTTCACCGAGTCGATCGGGCTCCTCGACGACTCCTTCCGCGTGCTGGACCCGGGCAACCGGCGCGTCCACACCGGCGAGCCGGGTCACGCGGACGGACGTTCCGACACCGCCCGAGTGACCCTGCCCAAGGGCCTCGGCACCGGCACCTTCACCGTGGCCTGGCGCGTCGTCTCGGCGGACAGCCACCCGGTCTCCGGCGCCTTCACCTTCTCCATCGGCAAACCCTCCGCGACCGTCGCGCCGGTCCCCGTCGACCCCGCCGGGGACCGGGTCTCCGCCACGCTCTACGACGTCGCCCGCTACTTCGCGTACGGCGGTCTCGCCCTGCTCATCGGCGCCGCCGCCTTCGTCCTGGTCTGCGGATTCCCGGGCCCGGTACGGCGGCTGCTCCTCGCGGGCTGGTGGACGCTGTTCCTGTCGACCTTCGCGCTGCTCCTGCTGCGGGGCCCCTACGAACGCGGCACCGGCCCCATGGACGCCCTCGATCCGTCCGTCCTGAACGAGACACTGGTCAGCAGGCCGGGCCTCACCCTGCTGGCCCGGCTGGTGCTGCTGGCGGTGGTGGCCTTCCTCCCGGTACGCGCGGACCGGCGGGAGCGCGCCGTCCTCGCGCTCGGCGCGCTGCTGACCGTCTCCCTCGCCGTCACCTGGGCGGCCGCCGAGCACGCGTCCGCCGGGATCCAGGTACCCGTGGCCATGGTCTCCTCCGTCCTGCACCTGCTGTCCATGGCGGTCTGGCTGGGCGGACTCACCGCGTTGCTGACCGCGCTGTACCGGTCGGCCGAGCCGCTCCCCGCGGCGACCGTCAACCGTTTCTCCCGGCTCGCCCTCGGGTCCGTGGCCGTCCTCGTCGTCACCGGCGTCTACCAGTCCTGGCGCGGCCTCGGCTCCTGGGACGCCCTCACCTCGACCTCGTACGGCCGCATCCTCGTCGCCAAGCTGGTCGCGGTGCTGTGCCTGCTGGCGGGGGCGGCGTACTCGCGGCGCTGGGCGGGGCGGCTGATGGTGGCGGCGCAGGAGCGCGTCGAGGCGGCCGTGGCCGTGGCCGAGCGCGTGCCGGAGACCGTCGGGGCACCGGCGGTCGTGGACGGGACCGTCTCCGGGGTCGTGTCCGGCGCCTCGACGACGGGGGACACGGCCGCCGGCGGAGCCGATTCCGCCGGTGCCGCCGACGCGGACGACATCACGGGCGACGGTTCGGACCCGGCCCCCGCCGCGGACCCGGCCCCGGACTCGTCTCCTTCCGCCGAGACCGCCCGCTACCGGCGGGCCCTGCGCGGCTCGGTCCTGGCCGAGGTCACCGTGGGCATCGTCGTGCTGGTGATCACCACGCTGCTCACCGGGACGCAGCCGGGCAGGGCCGCCACCGAGGCCGCCGCGAGCTCGGCGACCACGGCCGCCGGTGAGCCGGCGGGCGCTCCGACGGTCATCCCGTTCGACGTGGGCACACCGGGCGGTCACGGCAAGGTGCAGATCGAACTGACGCCGGGCCGGGTGGGCGAGAACTCCGTACAGGCCGTGACCTTCGGCCCCGACGGAGGGATCGTGTCGGTCCCCGAACTGCGCCTCACCTTCACCCTGGAGTCCCAGCGCATCGGCCCGATCGACGCGGAACTGGCCGACCGGGGCGGCTACTGGGGGGCCGACGGCGTCACCCTCCCGGTGGCCGGCACCTGGACGATGAAAACGACGGTCCGCACCTCCGACATCGACCAGGTCACGGTCTCGAAGACCGTACGGATCGGCTGA
- a CDS encoding DNA polymerase III subunit gamma and tau: protein MSSLALYRRYRPESFAEVIGQEHVTDPLQQALRNNRVNHAYLFSGPRGCGKTTSARILARCLNCEQGPTPTPCGECQSCRDLARNGRGSIDVIEIDAASHGGVDDARDLREKAFFGPASSRYKIYIIDEAHMVTSAGFNALLKVVEEPPEHLKFIFATTEPEKVIGTIRSRTHHYPFRLVPPGTLREYLGEVCGSEGIPVEDGVLPLVVRAGAGSVRDSMSVMDQLLAGAADAGVTYAMATSLLGYTDGSLLDSVVEAFASGDGAAAFEIVDRVIEGGNDPRRFVADLLERLRDLVILAAVPDAAEKGLIDAPSDVVERMQAQAGVFGAAELSRAADLVNEGLTEMRGATSPRLQLELICARVLLPAAYGDERALMARLDRIERGVNFSGGGAPAMGYVPGPEVHGVAAAAPAPGGPGVPPGGGPAAARAAVRAQGPGGAGAEGHGGYDTAGAGGGAPAQGAGAPAPAAPAVVPPAAQPPAPPAPAPATPAPTSEPAYAPAAAATPPAGPAPGAWPAATAAGSGRRPGGWPTPASAGGGQAPAAPAPPGTASAPAASGTPASGTPAAPAAAPTQAPPAGGPDPRVLWPNILEAVKNRRRFTWILLSQNAQVTGYDGTTLQIGFVNAGARDNFASSGSEDVLKQALAEQFNIQWKIEAIVDASGGSASPPMTAPGPGFGGGGGGAGGGFGGGGGYGGGAGYGGAPAASRPAAPQSPAPGSRPAAPQGPSAGQAAPAPRPSGPPAPEPPPVAPEDDIPEDDDPDLDESALSGHDLIVRELGATVVEEFSNE, encoded by the coding sequence GTGTCGTCTCTCGCGCTGTACCGCCGCTATCGCCCGGAGTCGTTCGCCGAGGTCATCGGGCAGGAGCATGTCACCGACCCGTTGCAGCAGGCGCTGCGGAACAACCGGGTCAATCACGCGTACCTGTTCAGCGGTCCGCGCGGGTGCGGCAAGACCACCAGCGCGCGCATCCTGGCCAGGTGTCTCAACTGCGAGCAGGGGCCCACGCCGACGCCCTGCGGGGAGTGCCAGTCCTGCCGCGACCTCGCCCGCAACGGCCGGGGATCCATCGACGTCATCGAGATCGACGCCGCTTCGCACGGCGGTGTCGACGACGCCCGTGACCTGCGCGAGAAGGCGTTCTTCGGGCCCGCGAGCAGCCGGTACAAGATCTACATCATCGACGAGGCCCACATGGTCACCTCGGCGGGTTTCAACGCGCTGCTGAAGGTCGTCGAGGAGCCGCCGGAGCATCTCAAGTTCATCTTCGCCACCACGGAGCCCGAGAAGGTCATCGGGACGATCCGGTCCCGTACGCACCACTACCCGTTCCGGCTGGTGCCCCCGGGGACCCTGCGCGAGTACCTCGGTGAGGTCTGCGGCAGCGAGGGCATTCCCGTCGAGGACGGGGTGCTGCCGCTGGTCGTGCGGGCCGGCGCGGGGTCCGTGCGTGACTCCATGTCCGTCATGGACCAGCTCCTCGCGGGAGCGGCGGACGCCGGTGTGACCTACGCCATGGCCACCTCGCTGCTGGGGTACACGGACGGGTCGCTGCTCGACTCGGTCGTGGAGGCGTTCGCCTCGGGGGACGGCGCCGCGGCCTTCGAGATCGTGGACCGTGTGATCGAGGGGGGCAACGATCCACGGCGGTTCGTCGCCGACCTGCTGGAGCGGCTGCGCGACCTGGTGATCCTGGCGGCCGTGCCCGACGCCGCCGAGAAGGGGCTCATCGACGCCCCGTCCGATGTGGTGGAGCGCATGCAGGCGCAGGCCGGGGTCTTCGGCGCCGCCGAGCTGAGCCGCGCCGCCGATCTCGTCAACGAGGGGCTGACGGAGATGCGCGGCGCCACCTCGCCGCGGCTCCAGCTCGAACTCATCTGCGCGCGCGTGCTCCTGCCCGCCGCCTACGGGGACGAGCGCGCCCTCATGGCCCGGCTGGACCGTATCGAGCGCGGGGTGAACTTCTCCGGCGGCGGCGCCCCCGCCATGGGGTACGTGCCCGGTCCCGAGGTGCACGGAGTGGCCGCGGCGGCTCCGGCCCCCGGCGGCCCCGGTGTCCCGCCGGGCGGCGGACCCGCCGCGGCCCGGGCCGCCGTACGGGCGCAGGGCCCGGGTGGCGCGGGCGCCGAGGGGCATGGCGGGTACGACACCGCTGGTGCCGGCGGCGGTGCTCCGGCGCAGGGTGCGGGGGCTCCCGCCCCGGCCGCGCCCGCCGTCGTACCCCCGGCAGCGCAGCCCCCGGCTCCCCCGGCCCCCGCGCCTGCTACCCCCGCGCCGACGAGCGAGCCGGCGTACGCTCCGGCCGCCGCGGCAACCCCCCCGGCGGGGCCCGCACCCGGTGCGTGGCCCGCCGCGACGGCCGCCGGCAGCGGCAGGCGCCCCGGCGGCTGGCCGACGCCGGCCTCCGCGGGCGGTGGGCAGGCCCCGGCCGCGCCCGCGCCGCCGGGGACCGCTTCGGCCCCCGCCGCCTCCGGTACCCCCGCCTCCGGCACCCCGGCCGCGCCCGCCGCCGCTCCGACGCAGGCGCCGCCGGCCGGTGGCCCCGACCCCCGCGTGCTGTGGCCGAACATCCTGGAGGCGGTCAAGAACCGCCGCCGCTTCACCTGGATCCTGCTCAGCCAGAACGCCCAGGTGACCGGGTACGACGGCACGACCCTGCAGATCGGCTTCGTCAACGCGGGCGCGCGGGACAACTTCGCGAGCAGCGGCAGCGAGGACGTTCTCAAGCAGGCGCTGGCCGAGCAGTTCAACATCCAGTGGAAGATCGAGGCGATCGTCGACGCCTCGGGCGGCTCGGCATCACCCCCGATGACGGCACCCGGCCCCGGGTTCGGCGGCGGTGGCGGTGGCGCGGGCGGCGGGTTCGGTGGCGGTGGCGGATACGGCGGCGGTGCCGGATACGGCGGGGCGCCTGCCGCGTCGCGTCCCGCGGCCCCGCAGTCGCCGGCTCCGGGCTCACGCCCCGCCGCGCCGCAGGGGCCGTCCGCGGGCCAGGCCGCGCCCGCGCCGAGACCCAGCGGACCTCCCGCCCCCGAGCCGCCCCCGGTCGCCCCCGAGGACGACATTCCCGAGGACGACGACCCCGACCTCGACGAGTCCGCCCTCTCCGGCCACGACCTGATCGTCCGTGAACTGGGTGCGACGGTGGTCGAGGAGTTCTCGAACGAGTAG
- a CDS encoding SDR family NAD(P)-dependent oxidoreductase, which produces MSTTGPEGSTALVTGASYGIGADIARALAARGHHLVLVARSAGPLDRLAGALEAEYGVSARPLAADLSTEAGMELTAALACDADILVNNAGAGLGLSFERTTWEEERRMLALNVVAPSRLVHAALPAMLARGRGRILNVSSVAATAPVWQGTSYSASKAYALALTESLAHTRRIRTSPVALTALLLGHTVSEFHERAGIPPSPPSLTLASPYVAERAVRAILRRRPPVVCVPSVRYKVLAALLRHLPRRVAALPHLADDFTLTSYEARRPSYGIGEQRPGGRESVGSDGQDGVLSAEAHGQRERQP; this is translated from the coding sequence ATGAGCACGACCGGTCCGGAAGGGTCGACAGCCCTGGTCACGGGCGCCAGTTACGGCATCGGCGCGGACATCGCCCGTGCCCTCGCCGCCCGCGGCCACCACCTCGTCCTGGTGGCCCGGAGCGCCGGACCCCTGGACCGGCTCGCGGGCGCCCTCGAAGCCGAGTACGGGGTCAGCGCCCGCCCGCTGGCCGCCGACCTGAGCACCGAGGCCGGCATGGAACTGACCGCCGCGCTCGCGTGCGACGCCGACATCCTCGTCAACAACGCCGGTGCGGGACTCGGCCTGTCCTTCGAGCGCACGACGTGGGAGGAGGAGCGGCGGATGCTCGCCCTCAACGTCGTCGCTCCCTCCCGGCTCGTCCACGCGGCGCTGCCCGCGATGCTCGCCCGGGGCCGCGGACGCATCCTGAACGTCTCCTCGGTGGCCGCCACCGCGCCGGTCTGGCAGGGCACCTCGTACAGCGCCTCCAAGGCGTACGCGCTGGCGCTGACCGAGTCGCTGGCCCACACGCGCCGCATCCGCACCTCACCGGTGGCGCTGACCGCCCTCCTGCTCGGGCACACCGTCTCGGAGTTCCACGAGCGGGCCGGTATCCCGCCGTCCCCTCCGTCGCTCACGCTCGCCTCGCCGTACGTCGCCGAGCGGGCGGTGCGGGCGATCCTGCGGCGCCGCCCGCCCGTCGTCTGCGTACCCAGCGTCCGCTACAAAGTGCTGGCCGCGCTGCTGCGTCATCTCCCGCGCCGGGTCGCCGCCCTGCCCCACCTGGCCGACGACTTCACCCTCACCTCGTACGAGGCGCGACGGCCGTCGTACGGGATCGGGGAGCAGCGGCCCGGCGGGCGGGAGTCAGTCGGGAGTGACGGCCAGGACGGCGTTCTGTCCGCCGAAGCCCATGGACAGCGAGAGCGCCAGCCCTAG
- a CDS encoding acyl carrier protein — MSYEELKSVLVSLGLSEDDISPDATREEAGLDSIAVVELALVLRREKGVAVTEEEIGATLTVADVAALVGAR, encoded by the coding sequence GTGTCATACGAAGAACTCAAAAGCGTTCTTGTTTCTCTTGGGCTTTCCGAGGATGACATCAGCCCGGACGCGACGCGCGAGGAAGCGGGACTGGATTCCATCGCCGTCGTCGAACTGGCCCTGGTCCTGCGCCGCGAGAAAGGGGTGGCGGTGACGGAGGAGGAGATCGGCGCCACCCTCACCGTCGCGGACGTGGCCGCCCTCGTCGGAGCCAGGTGA
- a CDS encoding wax ester/triacylglycerol synthase domain-containing protein produces MTTTVPSPNAVDGCFLSYERDEPRFRPYVGAVLEVAGSCPGPDPVREQIADRVDRMPSLACKVGRRGRRTVWELDPGFDPRRHVHEILVEDGRPSLGRAVDALLGEPISAGAPRWGVWVIHGYSPDTYALFYRAHHAAQDGQAVLDALTALFGVGPAVPPRQAVAEAPGVRGTGGNRDPLAWVRNIPARAIAQNAADTVRGLRSTLTWAPHRPLTGRTRLLSAAVPVSWPRDVAKALGATPNDVCLAALAEAVRDWVPEEWGAGPGPGRELHVGLPVSLRRPEERFAVGNRVSAVRIPLSYWAKSPADRVVAVARATRRVRTEGMRRVLRAQLECLPEWLVYRFVRQSCAASSAVDTSGLLRLPRRLAVGADPVEGVVPTLFLHGDHFFAVSFLSYQGQVRVSFTLDRALDDVGDLAALWADAVERLWREVTVAPGAPDAPGDPGGPGNPGAPFVSADPVTPASPASHASHRDPHASRPGENS; encoded by the coding sequence ATGACCACGACGGTTCCCAGCCCCAACGCGGTCGACGGCTGCTTCCTCAGCTACGAGCGGGACGAGCCCCGGTTCCGGCCCTATGTCGGGGCGGTCCTGGAGGTGGCCGGCTCCTGCCCGGGTCCGGACCCGGTGCGCGAGCAGATCGCCGACCGCGTGGACCGCATGCCGAGCCTCGCCTGCAAGGTCGGCCGCCGCGGCCGCCGGACGGTCTGGGAGCTCGATCCCGGTTTCGACCCGCGCCGCCATGTGCACGAGATCCTCGTGGAGGACGGCCGGCCCTCGCTCGGCCGGGCCGTGGACGCCCTGCTCGGTGAACCGATCAGCGCCGGCGCGCCACGCTGGGGGGTCTGGGTCATCCACGGCTACTCCCCGGACACGTACGCGCTGTTCTACCGCGCGCACCACGCCGCCCAGGACGGGCAGGCGGTACTGGACGCGCTCACGGCGCTGTTCGGGGTGGGGCCCGCCGTTCCGCCCCGGCAGGCCGTGGCCGAAGCACCCGGCGTCCGCGGCACCGGCGGGAACCGGGACCCGCTCGCGTGGGTGAGGAACATCCCGGCGCGGGCGATCGCGCAGAACGCGGCCGACACCGTACGCGGCCTGCGGTCCACCCTGACCTGGGCGCCGCACCGCCCCCTCACCGGCCGGACGCGGCTCCTGTCGGCGGCGGTGCCGGTGTCCTGGCCCCGCGATGTCGCGAAGGCCCTCGGGGCCACGCCCAACGACGTCTGCCTGGCCGCGCTGGCGGAGGCGGTACGGGACTGGGTGCCCGAGGAGTGGGGGGCCGGCCCCGGGCCCGGCCGGGAGCTGCACGTGGGACTGCCGGTCAGTCTCCGCAGGCCGGAGGAGCGGTTCGCGGTGGGCAACAGGGTCTCGGCCGTCCGCATTCCGCTGTCCTACTGGGCGAAGTCCCCCGCCGACCGGGTGGTCGCCGTCGCCCGCGCGACCCGCCGGGTCAGGACCGAGGGGATGCGCCGGGTGCTGCGGGCGCAGTTGGAGTGTCTTCCGGAGTGGCTCGTCTACCGCTTCGTCCGGCAGTCCTGCGCCGCGAGCAGCGCGGTGGACACCTCCGGACTGCTGCGCCTTCCCCGCCGGCTGGCGGTCGGCGCGGATCCGGTCGAGGGGGTGGTGCCCACGCTGTTCCTGCACGGCGACCACTTCTTCGCGGTGTCGTTCCTCTCGTACCAGGGGCAGGTCCGGGTGAGCTTCACCCTCGACCGGGCACTGGACGACGTCGGCGATCTCGCCGCCTTGTGGGCCGATGCCGTCGAGCGGCTGTGGCGCGAGGTCACCGTCGCCCCCGGCGCCCCCGACGCCCCCGGCGATCCCGGCGGCCCGGGAAACCCCGGCGCCCCCTTCGTCTCCGCAGATCCCGTCACCCCTGCCAGCCCTGCCAGTCACGCCAGTCACAGAGATCCGCACGCGTCCCGTCCCGGGGAGAACTCATGA
- a CDS encoding aminotransferase class I/II-fold pyridoxal phosphate-dependent enzyme, producing MDILEKCRPWTAEHLRVTGRDCYFRAIGDTFDGTEADFEGRRVIVAASHDYLGLSAEPRVREAAVAAVRRFGTSMGGSRAVSGSLELHEELEHGLAAFLGHEAAAVLPSGYQANLMLAPLLGDGDMVFSDFSNHVSLEEAVRLGRAKERKFLHGDLDHLEELLRTADGIRNGKEADGNEGDGTGKDRTGGDGNGTGGKLILTDGVFSVDGDVCDLPGLMELAGAHGARVVVDSSHDLGVLGPTGAGAGEHFGLRPDLVTSALSKSLASVGGVIAGPADVIRYLRFHARTALFTAAASPANVAAALAALRILRAEPERRSRVLDLAERLHNGLRALGFDTGASVTPVVPVLVAGRERCMRMWRELFDAGVFAAPMVHPVVRAGREVLRVTLTAAHTDGQLERVLAAFAHVGRVEGVIPGSAPATHTPVRIARPRGPLTVAHDGRSTGAGTWRATP from the coding sequence ATGGATATTCTGGAAAAGTGCCGGCCATGGACCGCGGAGCATCTGCGGGTGACGGGACGGGACTGCTACTTCCGGGCGATCGGCGATACGTTCGACGGCACGGAGGCCGATTTCGAGGGCCGCCGAGTGATCGTCGCGGCCTCCCACGACTATCTGGGACTCTCCGCGGAACCCCGGGTGCGCGAGGCCGCCGTCGCCGCGGTACGGCGCTTCGGCACCTCGATGGGAGGGTCCCGGGCGGTGAGCGGCTCGCTGGAACTGCACGAGGAGCTGGAGCACGGCCTGGCGGCGTTCCTGGGCCACGAGGCCGCCGCCGTGCTCCCTTCCGGATATCAGGCGAATTTGATGCTGGCCCCGCTCCTCGGGGACGGGGACATGGTATTCAGCGACTTTTCCAATCATGTTTCACTGGAAGAGGCCGTCCGTCTCGGCAGGGCGAAAGAACGCAAATTCCTGCACGGCGACCTTGATCACCTGGAGGAATTGCTCCGCACCGCCGACGGAATCAGGAACGGAAAAGAAGCGGACGGAAACGAAGGAGACGGAACCGGAAAAGACAGAACAGGAGGAGACGGGAACGGAACCGGCGGAAAGCTGATCCTCACGGACGGGGTCTTCTCGGTGGACGGGGACGTCTGCGATCTTCCGGGCCTCATGGAGCTGGCGGGCGCGCACGGGGCGCGGGTCGTCGTCGACAGCTCCCACGACCTCGGGGTGCTCGGCCCGACCGGAGCGGGCGCCGGTGAGCACTTCGGGCTGCGTCCCGACCTCGTCACCAGTGCCCTGTCCAAGAGCCTGGCCTCGGTGGGCGGGGTGATCGCCGGCCCCGCCGACGTGATCCGCTATCTGCGGTTCCACGCGCGGACGGCGCTGTTCACCGCGGCGGCCTCACCGGCCAACGTCGCCGCCGCGCTGGCCGCGCTGCGGATCCTGCGCGCCGAACCCGAACGCCGCTCGCGGGTCCTGGACCTCGCCGAGCGGCTGCACAACGGACTGCGCGCGCTCGGCTTCGACACCGGGGCGTCGGTCACACCGGTGGTGCCGGTGCTGGTGGCCGGGCGCGAGCGGTGCATGCGGATGTGGCGGGAGCTGTTCGACGCCGGGGTGTTCGCCGCGCCCATGGTCCACCCGGTCGTCAGGGCCGGCCGCGAGGTACTGCGGGTCACCCTCACCGCCGCGCACACCGACGGCCAACTGGAGCGGGTCCTGGCGGCGTTCGCACACGTGGGCCGCGTCGAGGGGGTCATCCCCGGCTCCGCGCCCGCCACGCACACCCCGGTGCGGATCGCCCGACCGCGCGGCCCCCTGACCGTCGCGCACGACGGCAGGTCCACCGGTGCGGGGACGTGGCGGGCCACCCCTTAG